In the Populus trichocarpa isolate Nisqually-1 chromosome 1, P.trichocarpa_v4.1, whole genome shotgun sequence genome, GGACCAGATTTATACATACATATTGACATTCAAGTTAAGCTTGGTACACTTCAGAGAAGGCCCTACAAATTGCTAAGTAATTTTAATTCAACTCTTCTACTTACCACAAAGTTCTGTGTGCACACCGGGCATTCATGAGGCTTGCCTTTCTCCAGCCAAAACCACACAACATCATGCTCATCCTCTGCAACTCAAAAACGAGAAAATTATGTGAACTTCATTTGTTCAATGTACTGCAATAAATTACCTTTGCTTTCAGTGAAGATGCACTAATCAGCCCAAACAAAAATGGAGATATAAGAGTGATAGAAGCCAACCTCCTTCACCTCCAGGGCATCCAACTATTCTCTTGTCATAGTAGGACTTGATAACAGCAGGCTTTTCCTACAAGGGAAATATATAAAGTCAAGATCATCACAGTTCTGAGCCATGAAAACAGAGGGTATAATACAGACACAAAGAGATAACAACTTGTCAGCAATGAATGGTTGACAATTCAAAAGGGCCCATATTATAGGCAGTGATCCATACATAAAATCTACATTAAAAAAGGACCTGCAAGCATTTACAATGGTAGAAAATCCGAAGAGCACCTATTTGAGGTTTGCTATTATTGAACTACCAGCAGATTCAAATGGCAGTTTAGCAGAGTTGTGCTtgcaaataaaatcataacagCAAAAGACACATCCATCTGAAAGaatctaatataaataaacataatgTATACAAACAGACCTCATATGTAAAATTAGTGAAGAAAAATGTGATGCCACTTGTCTacaaatatatatgtgtgtgtgcgAGCGCGCAGTGCAGGTTGGACCAAAATATGGCCCTAATGAGAACTGAACCAACCCAGGCTAACATGAGCCATTAGATTCTGCTTGTTAACCTTCCAAGAATGGGAATGAATGTGAATAAAGGTTATTAAATTAAACCCACTCATTCAGTGATTAACTCTgagtaaaactaaaaaaaatggaatcagAAAAGTCCTTCTAGAGATATAACCATGGGATGGGGATTTCAGATACAAGGAATAGGAATGATCTTGAAACTTTTACCATAGCTACCATAGCTACCCTGATCAGCACCTCCACTATCAATGCCATCATCTCTACCACCAAACCACCTACTGCCCCAAAACAACACCCCTGCCACCTTCACTGCTGCCAGCACAGCCACCACCAccaataacaattaattaactatTGTCGTAGAATCTTTTTCTCATCTCAGGTCTGTATAACATAGTAACCGTCTTTCGTTCCCATTGGATTCATTGGTTTTTCTCGTTCtcattctgatttttttctttttcattattgaTTACTAACCATGTTCTTAAGTACATGATGAATTCTGTTTAAATAATACtgtacaatttaaaaaactacttttagAGCAATACAAAGGTCAAGCGACTCAGCCCTTGGCACAATCCCAGAGACCTCAACACAGGAGCCATGTTAATGATCAAGTTTAGACAGGGATCCATTTAATCTTTACTTTAACCAAAATCACAGTCAAAACCACTCATTGTGTCGACCAACTTTCACAAGAAACCTTACACAATCACAATGACATTCAACCATGTAATGAAACACAacggtgagaaaaaaaaaaccaagcaaccCGAAGTTTACTTCTTCCTCATGCCAAGTTTGCATCCTAATCAAGAAAATGCTGTCACCCTCATGActgtgttttcattttttttcaaaacaacataTGGTAAGGCATGAACCATTTTTGTCACACAAACACAAAGCATTACAACCAATGAGAACACAGCTCATAGCACAAATGAACAGCggtcaataataatatataaaagcaCACATAGAGAATGACCTGATCTATTAAAAACACAATACTAAACCAGAATCAACATTGTTGAAGTTGCAAAGTGCAAAGCACTAACCTTTGTGCCAAAAGGGCCATCGGGATAGTCTATATCAAGAAGTTTCTTTCCctgaatagaaaaaacaattgaaatcaGAATGATCTCTTACCCACTATATAATTAAACCCAAGAGATAAGTAGACCTTGGTTGATGACTactggaattaaaaaaatgcgATGCATTATCAtcataaattatcataattaggtccaaacaaaacaaagtttGAACAAGTGCATGTGACACTGCACTCAGTTCCATTTACCTTCCCATTTCATGCAAATCAAAATGACAAACCAAAAATCAGAGAACGCAAAAGTTCATTTCTCCTGTTTTATGAACATGATTGAAAACACAattcccttttcctttcctcATATTCCAGgagttggggggggggggggggagaagaTCACCTCAAGCTCGGCTTCTAGCTCCTCCCGCTCATGTCCAGTGGCAATAGGCATTACATCCTCAACTCTCTTCTTCACGGCACCATCCACTACAAAACAAAGCagttcttcataatttattatttgatttcaatttccACAAGCGCATTCGCACACCATAAATGACGcagataatataaattattcagCGTTAAACAGCAGAATCATTTATCGGAAATCTATTTCAACTCAATCCAATAGCGGGcatagatattaaattaaatttaaaataattcaaagatttaaaataaatctcatctCCCTAGCACatacctaaataaaataaaaaatcaaatactacCCTCAAAAACCACAATCACAAGGGAATAGTGTTGTTGTAATTGTGTGTAGGTGAAGATCTGAGAGGAGATTATAATAGACTAGGCTACAGTCGAGAGAGTTAGATGACCTGAATCGGCGCTAAAATAGCGATTGAAGAGAGAAGTGGAGGGAGATGGATTGATGATTGATCGATTGAGGAGAAGGGATTGAGTGGATCGGGCGGAggtggtgctggtgctggtgacTAGGGTTCTGAGGTGTGAAGAGGCCAGTCTTCTCCACATTGTTTCTTGTGAATGTGTTCTCGTTTTGATGTGAGGTCACGCCCTGTTCGTAATACCACGTCTTCTCTTTCTGCTgctgctatttatttattttattttattatcagtaagaaagaaagaaagaaaatggaggaACGGAATGAAATGAAATGGGGGTGGCGATGGGGTTCCCGTATGGGAACCGAGGCAGGCGTGTGTGAGCACTGTGGATTCCCTTTGCACGTGACACACTTTCCCCACGTGCGTAACTTGGTTTTTcccttccttctttcttttctcccactttttttttttaaaaaaaaaaaggctaaaacgGGTAGCGTAAACCCACAGTTCCTCAAACGTTTTATCCGAACGGCGCAGGGTCTCTTCAACTTGGCATAGCCTTGGGATTTGTTTAGTCATCATGTGAGATGTTGCTCCGCTGGCTTGGTTCGGAATTTGGTTTGGCTTCATTTGGGTTTGGATTGTCGAGTGTTGCAGGCTTGGCGTAATATTTGTTCTGCTTCGTGCGCCTGGTTGAGTGGCTGGAGCATTTGCTTTCATTTTGTGGCAAGAGGGTGTCGCTTGGCTACGTTGGCTTGGGATGTGACTGTGGAATTTCACCGGGGTGGCTTGCTTTAGTCTGTGACCATGCGATATGGCTGGGTTTTCATAGCTAGGGTTGTCAAATGGCTTGCATGAAGAAAATTCTTCAAAGTTGAAGgtaacaaacaaacaatactGCTGGCAAACCTAATAACTTAAAGGTCCAGACAAGAAATATCCGACCCACAATTCTCACAACTATCAAGTCCGATGGAGGATACCTTGGAATGGAGTTTTCCCACCCACCAGCCTGCCCTGCATGAGAGAAAAACTCTCTCTCCAGTCAACAGAAAAACAAATGCAGGGACGGGTCTGTCTATGCctagaattaaaacaaaatctaaaaagatcataaatttatttacatggattGTAACAGTAAAATTATCCTTTTACCCTTCATAATTTAAACCATATAACTTGTTTTTATgagcaaaattgtttttttcatgatattcaTTTATCATTACTAAATTTCATTAAATGAAAGAgtaataatcttttaattttttatttgcaataaataatatttaaaatactcTTCAAAGTTAAATTTGCTTAACTGTTTGCACAGGGGTATTTTCAGTTTTCTATCTTTCTTAGTACAATGTAAACTAAGGTGCCCTTAGAGGTAATAAATTTCATAACTTAGATCAAagggcttttttattttttattatggctTTTATCATAGGCGATTAGAGCATTTAGgtcttttgataaattaaaaaaaaaaaatagttgttggCTTGTCCAACGCATGCATCTTTTGGGCAGCACCTCCCAGCATCCAAAACAAGTAGTTGTTAGCTTTGATGTCGGTTCACATGGAGGCATATCCATGGGAGCAATGTGTGTGTAAGGCATATTCATGGGAGCAATGTGTGCAAGGCATATCCATAATTTGTATCACAAGTTTCTTATCTTTAGCAAAGATTAGgctaggaattttttttattttttcaatttcttttcatctttatcCTTGGCATTAAGGTTTAACTTaagtaacaatttttttttgttttaaaatatgttgGCAATactttaacattgtttttttctattactaaaaaaattaactcaaccAGCAGCGACACGCGACTGTCTATCTATTGTCTAACTATCATGCCATGCCATGAACTTCATTAGATTAGAAGATGTTCCTCCTTCTCTATGTTACAGCCTTCCAAATTAATTAGGTTATCAAAATTACTTTTAGGCAACTTTGATGTCGGCTTAAAATGGCTTCTTTGTTAGGTTACTCGAAACATATACACACGATGAAAAcggtaaatttaaaatttttcaggaGTTTCAAAGATCTTGTtagacaattttaaaattatttagaatttatacaaaaattatctaaagatcagatgttattttatgttttaaataattgCTATAATTATTAGAACAACACATAAAAGGGCGAAAATTATTAGATCAATCAGCTCTCAAATACCATTCAAAATTCAGGTTTTGTCTCATGATTAAATGTTGGTCAGTATTCATTAAggtgtattaaaaaaatcaactcaagaGCTccattaacatgattataatGTTGTTTTCTGCAAACTTGTTGGCCTTTAcatgtgaaaagaaaacaaaacgatTATGTTCTTTGCACCATCCGAATATCATGACCATTTGAACAGTTAACTTAATAGATAGCAGATTGAAGCTCACGAAGGAGAGGTAGAAAGGAGCTTTGAGGTTTGGTCATGAATTTTGCCCTTAAAAGGTAAGTTCGATTTTCGACTGGACTCGTTCTACCTTGATTCCAAATCCATACAGGGAAGAAGTACATTCGGTAAAGGCAGTCTTTGGAACAcaattaaaattgtgttttctaaaaaaatttaaaaaaaaattatttaaaaattattattttttatttttatattgttttggtaggttatgtcaaaaatgatttttaaaaaataaaaaatattattttaatgcatttccaagtgaaaaaacactttgaaccacAACCAttatcatactctcaaacacccttTTAAGTCATAAGTCGTGGTCAAGCGGGGGAATGGACTTGTTTCCTTCCTCTGCACCTGGGTTCGATTCTCTCTGTGCATGCTTGTCACTCCCGCGGTACCTTACATGCCCACTGGGCTTGCAAGATGTTCAGTGGGCCCGAAGATTAGTTGTAGTGCGCGTAAGCTAACCCGGATACCCCaggttatatataaaaaaaaaatctaataaaatcatcattgtatgaaaaataatattaattgaatttgcACCTTTGCAAATTCATTAAAAGTGAATGGACGCATAAAGTGCGATTGAAAAATTGCAGAAAATGAGCATCCTCAGTTTTCAACAAGAAACTGTGGAATATATTACAGGgacttaaatattatatatatatgtgtgtgtgtgtgttaattataaaaaaaattattatttctatatgAAAGGATCAATTATGATTCTacatcaaaattaaactagaaaaaaaaaaaaattataacatcaaaaaataagttTCTAGTTAAATCAAGATTTTGCCATCTAAACCTCCTATGTGATTGGTTTCTGGAATTCTTTTAAGAAAGGGAAATGATGTCCATCGAATCTAAATTTCCTGATGTCCATCGAATCTAACCTCCTCTGTTGCAATGCTAGTGCACTTGTTCTTATCTGAGATATTTGACTTCCAACCCTTCACCCGAGTGTAAGCTTTCAATCCCAAAGCAATGCACCCCAAGACTACTAATACAGCATTGTAGGCATACCACCAAGACTCGGCAGCGTGCAATATGCCAAATCcttaatatatgttaattaagctTAGGAAAATTGTCGAATAACCCACCAAGAAGTGGAACCAGTTGAAAAAAGGACGATGCTTGCTATCTTTGTCAGGTCTGATCAAGCCACCAAACACCTGTGTTGTTGCAAAACAGAACAGGGCAATGTCAATGATCTTGTGTGATGTATGTTCAATTTCATGAGACCTTTTGCCAAGAACAATCCCGTCACAAATTCACCCAAACCACCAAGAATATAGGCTGTTTTTTATGGCCaacatataattttcttttttctttgttgtttttcaatgagtttttctctcctttctcaaaCTTAGAAAccggaaaataaataaaataaatttttgtactaACATGAAAATTCTAAACACTTTGAGATTGGCcacaaattttatgtttttacattgtgcttctctttcttttattttttttcattctaatacaattttaaaaatttatctcattGAATTAGCtcacaaaagaaataaacaagcAAAGTACgagaatgaaatataaaaaaggataatataaaaaaaaagtgagaagcaacttcactatttatataaatagtgaTGTCACCTAAAAAAACCCTTGTTCTTTTAGTTGTTTACTAGCTAGGTGATCTGTGCTATGCCATGAGTGTAGTcaattttttaacacaaaaaaaggaTGCTAAGGTAATGCGAAGATTTTTAAAGGAGTAGGAAAAATTTGGGATCCAGGTcattgatttgaattgattcAATAAGCTTGGTTAATTTAACAACATGATTTATATAAAAGCGCCAATgacaataagaaaaacaatgataatgactaataaaaaaataaatgttcaccgatattataaaaagatacattctaaatattattaaaatgtaTCAATGAtctcatttgataaaaaaaaaaattaaatgagaacgaaataacttcataaagagaaaaaaaaaatcaaaagctcaATCACAAGCAAATTAAATGGTGAaagacaaattgaaaaaaattaattttaaaaaaggacaaaaaacctGACTTGAGTCAGCATGTTAAATTTGCGAAGTGGTTGTGGGGTCGAGATAACTcatacaaaagaaattaaataaaataatggaggttaaatatcaaacaaactaaataataaaaatcaaaacaaaaaatatcgaTTAAAAAACCATCGacaaaaaacttgagtcaacccaagttaactcgaCTAATACCAGGATATGAAAACATGAAACTCCATAGAAAGGAAAAAGGCAAAATCACAAACTGAAGACCAAATAATCTTATACCGAaggttaaatttttaaaaataaaaataaaaaagaacctgAAAAAAGACCAAATTCAAATCATGCTAATCTTCGAAAcacatgactcgagtcatgagaccgagTTACCCCATAAAAGACAAACCTGGAAAaattgcaaaacaaaattcctaatcatctgaaaataaaaaaacaaaacaaatagcaatcaaaacaataaagaccaaatttggtataaaaactaaatgaaataaaacaatgagagtgaaattgaaaaataaactaaatcaagaaaaagataaaaaaaaaaatagcaatcaaaagaataaagataaaatcttgtataaaaattaaattaaataaaataacgagggatgtaattgaaaaataaaataaatcaagataaggataaaaaaagc is a window encoding:
- the LOC7490967 gene encoding cytochrome c oxidase subunit 5b-1, mitochondrial, which encodes MWRRLASSHLRTLVTSTSTTSARSTQSLLLNRSIINPSPSTSLFNRYFSADSVDGAVKKRVEDVMPIATGHEREELEAELEGKKLLDIDYPDGPFGTKEKPAVIKSYYDKRIVGCPGGEGEDEHDVVWFWLEKGKPHECPVCTQNFVLEVVGPGGPPDGHGDDDDHHH